The DNA segment GCTGTTCAACGACATGCCGTCGAGACTATGACGCTCACAGCATGAGCCGCATCGACGGGTCCGGATCGCGGGTGAAGCCCAGCGACTCGTACAGCGGCCGGGCGTCCGGCGAGGCGGTGAGCAGGACATGTCCGGCGCCCCGCTCCCGGAGCCAGGCCAGCAGCGCGTCCATGCACGCCCGCGCGTAGCCCCGGCGCCGGGCGTCCGGGTCCGTGGCCACGCTGAAGACGTAGCCGACCCGGCCCCGGGGATTGTGCGGGGTGCCGACGCGGTAGTCCACCGTGCCCGCCGCCAGCGCGGCCAGCTTGCCCGGCCGCTCGGGCGACTCGACGACGAAGGCCCCGAAGTCCGCACCGGCGTCGCCGAGCCGCGCGCGCAGCAGCGGCAGGGACTCGGCATGCCAGCCCGTCTCCCCGGTGAATCCCGGCCTGCCCAGCGAATCGATCATGACCTGGCGTAGGCGCAGCACTTCGGCGGCGTCCTCGGGCGTGGCCCTGCGTGCGAGACTCATGCCCCGCACGCTATCCAGCCACCCGGCGCCCGGTCCTGCGGTTTTCTTACCGGCTCGGCTTGCTTGGAGTGCACTCCAAGGTCATAGCGTTGAGGCATGACGGTGATGCAGACCACGCCTGCGACCCTTGAGGACTCACACCCCGCCGACATCTGCTCCGCCCGGCCCCCGCGCCACCCGCGCCCGGACGGCCAAGACCACTACACGATCAGCGAGGTCGTCGCCTGCACCGGCCTGACCGCGCACACGCTGCGCTGGTACGAGCGGATCGGCCTGATGCCGCACGTCGACCGC comes from the Streptomyces sp. SUK 48 genome and includes:
- a CDS encoding N-acetyltransferase, giving the protein MSLARRATPEDAAEVLRLRQVMIDSLGRPGFTGETGWHAESLPLLRARLGDAGADFGAFVVESPERPGKLAALAAGTVDYRVGTPHNPRGRVGYVFSVATDPDARRRGYARACMDALLAWLRERGAGHVLLTASPDARPLYESLGFTRDPDPSMRLML